One window of the Acidimicrobiia bacterium genome contains the following:
- a CDS encoding benzoate/H(+) symporter BenE family transporter, which produces MEYTHRHRFLRPLSAGLALSAFYVSVVSLPLEASAELGLSPSQTSTWILIAWGFPSAIMLVFVAVYRMPLAITGNVFILIFVLLLGGELSWPQLVGATMTAGVVVLALAMTGLTDRLAKLLPPPIVHGVLAGAVLGLVADAFTALGASTLLVGSTLVAYLVSRAMWGDRFPALLAALGTGVVVAILTASTGPVPEPILPPISLTLPVFDPRAIAAVTPVLVVLITLQANAPAVVFLRSHGYEPPERAIGLVSGAGTVVGSFFGPMGVSLSLPSTAIIAGAEAGDDDLRHWAGYIAAIAGIIIGLAGGFATEIIAFIPGALLDAIVGLAVFGILSQSLGEITKGPFLIGPLVAFVVSVSRIELLGLGRFFWALVFGLGVSLVLERSAWQTNRHQDAAP; this is translated from the coding sequence GTGGAGTACACGCATCGGCATCGGTTTCTCAGGCCGCTCTCAGCCGGCCTTGCCCTGTCGGCGTTCTATGTCTCGGTTGTCAGCCTCCCACTCGAGGCTTCCGCCGAACTGGGGCTCTCCCCATCCCAAACCTCGACCTGGATCCTGATCGCATGGGGTTTCCCGAGCGCCATCATGTTGGTGTTCGTCGCCGTGTACCGGATGCCGCTTGCCATCACCGGCAATGTCTTCATCCTGATCTTCGTCTTGCTCCTCGGCGGTGAGCTATCGTGGCCGCAGCTCGTCGGCGCGACCATGACTGCAGGTGTTGTCGTTCTCGCCCTTGCGATGACCGGACTCACCGATCGCCTCGCCAAACTCCTTCCCCCTCCCATCGTTCATGGCGTCCTCGCAGGAGCCGTGCTCGGTTTGGTTGCTGACGCCTTCACGGCGCTCGGTGCCTCGACGCTGCTTGTCGGATCCACGCTGGTCGCGTACCTCGTGAGCCGTGCGATGTGGGGTGACCGCTTCCCTGCGCTCCTGGCGGCCTTGGGAACCGGTGTCGTGGTTGCGATCCTCACCGCGAGCACCGGTCCGGTGCCGGAACCGATCCTGCCACCCATTTCGCTGACCCTTCCGGTGTTCGATCCGCGTGCGATCGCAGCGGTGACGCCGGTCCTCGTCGTGCTGATCACGCTCCAAGCGAATGCCCCCGCTGTCGTCTTTCTCCGCTCGCATGGATACGAGCCGCCCGAACGGGCGATCGGACTTGTGAGTGGAGCAGGTACGGTCGTCGGGTCCTTCTTCGGCCCGATGGGTGTATCGCTGTCGCTCCCGTCGACTGCCATCATCGCCGGTGCCGAGGCTGGCGACGACGACCTCAGGCATTGGGCGGGCTATATCGCCGCCATCGCGGGCATCATCATCGGTCTCGCCGGTGGCTTCGCGACGGAAATCATCGCATTCATTCCGGGAGCCCTCCTTGATGCGATCGTTGGACTCGCGGTCTTCGGCATCCTCTCGCAGTCCCTCGGTGAGATCACGAAAGGCCCGTTTCTCATCGGGCCCCTCGTCGCGTTCGTCGTCTCGGTGTCACGCATCGAGCTGCTCGGGCTCGGCCGGTTCTTTTGGGCACTCGTCTTTGGTCTGGGTGTCTCACTGGTCCTTGAACGGTCCGCGTGGCAGACAAACCGTCATCAGGATGCTGCCCCCTGA
- a CDS encoding ABC transporter ATP-binding protein, translating into MAAAAVEIDGLRKVYSTLRGKETVAIDALDLRVPVGGVFGFLGPNGAGKTTTIRCLLGLVAPTRGTMRLLGTGIDNGLASVMDRVGALVETPKFFPGFSGRVNLELLAATRSIPVTEVDRVLGEVGLTSRADDPFGTYSLGMKQRLAVAGAILKKPELLILDEPANGLDPAGIKDMRDLIRRYGASGATVLVSSHQLAEVQLMCDSVAIINRGKLITSGRVADVLANGGGTLLVTINDPQGAAAVLTAAGYSVRLSDAHRETILVEAGENEASRVTKTLADAGRYLRGLRVEAATLESVYLQLTGEQVDQDPPGDPS; encoded by the coding sequence GTGGCGGCAGCCGCGGTCGAGATCGATGGCCTGAGAAAGGTCTATTCGACCTTGCGCGGCAAGGAGACGGTCGCGATCGATGCGCTCGATCTGCGCGTCCCGGTCGGCGGTGTTTTCGGATTCCTCGGGCCGAACGGTGCGGGCAAAACAACCACGATCCGATGCCTTCTCGGACTCGTGGCTCCCACGAGAGGCACGATGCGACTGCTCGGTACCGGCATCGACAATGGTCTTGCGTCGGTGATGGACCGCGTCGGGGCTCTCGTCGAGACTCCGAAGTTCTTTCCCGGCTTCTCAGGTCGCGTCAATCTCGAGCTCCTTGCCGCCACACGCAGTATCCCCGTGACGGAGGTCGACCGCGTTCTCGGCGAAGTCGGGCTGACATCAAGAGCGGACGACCCGTTCGGAACCTACTCCCTCGGTATGAAACAGCGGCTCGCCGTGGCGGGGGCCATCCTCAAGAAGCCTGAACTGCTGATCCTCGATGAGCCCGCGAACGGGCTCGACCCCGCGGGCATCAAGGACATGCGGGACCTCATCCGGCGGTACGGCGCGTCCGGAGCAACGGTGTTGGTGTCGAGCCATCAGCTCGCCGAGGTGCAGCTCATGTGTGATTCGGTTGCGATCATCAACCGGGGCAAGCTCATCACATCGGGACGGGTGGCCGATGTCCTTGCCAACGGGGGAGGAACGCTCCTTGTGACGATCAACGACCCACAGGGCGCTGCTGCGGTGCTCACCGCTGCGGGCTACTCGGTTCGGTTGAGCGACGCGCATCGTGAGACGATCCTCGTCGAAGCGGGCGAGAACGAAGCGTCGCGAGTCACGAAGACGCTCGCCGATGCGGGCCGCTACCTGCGGGGCCTGCGCGTCGAGGCCGCAACGCTCGAGTCCGTCTATCTCCAGCTCACCGGCGAGCAAGTGGATCAGGATCCTCCGGGGGATCCGTCGTGA